In Drosophila pseudoobscura strain MV-25-SWS-2005 chromosome 4, UCI_Dpse_MV25, whole genome shotgun sequence, the following proteins share a genomic window:
- the LOC6902899 gene encoding uncharacterized protein has product MLCTITGPWLLLGLFHGVAGERKWDYEPVFVSTHSSDEGQLKIGGKIDRLKRGEFAISASLDWNYDIDETTMVEGHAYRSFSGDESAYKLVPLSIPRTPFGRFIDTYYKDVFIPNVGYCSNLPHFEANFQPPWPRKTYRLDKCVFSGQGLPEILPLGYYKILFSASGDNQPTWGFTVVLHLTAKLF; this is encoded by the exons ATGCTTTGCACAATCACAGGCCCATGGCTGCTCCTCGGGCTGTTCCACGGCGTTGCAGGAGAG CGCAAATGGGACTACGAGCCCGTTTTTGTGTCCACCCACAGCTCGGATGAGGGCCAGCTGAAGATCGGCGGCAAAATCGATCGCCTGAAGCGCGGAGAGTTTGCCATTTCGGCCAGCCTGGACTGGAACTACGACATAGACGAGACCACGATG GTGGAGGGCCATGCCTACCGCAGCTTCTCTGGGGATGAGAGTGCCTACAAGCTGGTGCCGCTGTCCATTCCCAGGACCCCCTTCGGCAGGTTCATCGATACGTACTACAAGGACGTGTTCATCCCGAACGTGGGCTACTGCTCCAACCTGCCGCACTTCGAGGCCAACTTCCAGCCCCCGTGGCCGCGGAAAACCTACAGGCTCGACAAATGCGTCTTCAGTGGCCAGGGACTGCCGGAGATTCTGCCGTTGGGCTACTACAAGATTCTGTTCAGTGCCAGCGGCGACAATCAGCCCACTTGGGGCTTCACTGTAGTCCTTCATTTGACCGCCAAATTGTTTTGA